Within Candidatus Francisella endociliophora, the genomic segment AAAACCAAGCGAATCAAGCTGAGATCTCATATAAGCAATATTACTTTTTGTCCATTCATAAGGTGATTTTTTATGCTTGATAGCAGCATTTTCAGCAGGTAAACCAAATGCATCCCAACCCATTGGATGAAGAACATTCTTGCCTTGCATTTTTTGATATCTGGCAATCACATCACCAATTGTATAATTACGTACATGTCCCATGTGTAGAGTACCACTTGGATATGGTAGCATTGATAGACAGTAGAATTTTTCTTTATTTTTGTCTTCTACAGCCTTAAAAGACTCATTGTCACGCCAATATTTTTGAGCATCTTGCTCAATTTGAGTAAAGTTATATTCGCTCATTGAGATATTTATTCCAGTTAATAGTTAGATTTAAAAATTTGATAGGTCAATTTTATTTGAAAATGAAGAAAATATCTAGTTCTCAGACATCCAAGTTTCGAGAATTACACATGCTGCTAAGGCATCAACTTTTAAGTGTGATACTTTTTTATTTTTTACACTCTCAAGACGCCAGCGAGCTTCACGCGTTGAATAAGCTTCGTTAACCATGTGTACATTTCTTTGGTAGCGCTCTTTTACCAATTTAGCAAAATCTTTAGCTGCTTTGGTTATATCAGTTTCAAAATCTTGAGTATCTAGCGGTAAGCCAACAACAATATCAGAAGGATTCCATCTTTTAATAATTTTATCTAGGTCTATCCAATTAGGCACACCATCATAAGCTTCAACTGTACCAATAGGTGTAGCAGTTTTAGTAATCATTTGACCACTAGCTAGACCAATACGAGCCTTACCAAAATCAATAGCAATTAAAGATTGAAACATTAGCCATTACCTATATTTTTAAATAATGAATCTAGATTTTGTAGACTATATCCGGCATGTTCAAGATGGTATTGCCACTTTGTTTTATTCTCATAATTAAAGAGTATCTTTTTACTTAATTTATCAGTAACAATCCAATCATTAGCTTTAATTTCATTTGTCAATTGGTCTTTTGTCCAGCAGCTATAACCAACGACTGGTAAAAAATACTCAGGAAGAATATTGTTAGCCAAATCTTCTAAAATATCTATAGATGCAGTAATAGCTAACCCCTCATCAAGTTTAATAGTAGAACTATAGTTTCTACCATTTGTTGTATGAAGTATTAAAATTTTATGTGGACTAATCGGACCACCCATGTAAAGAGGGTGATGTAATATTTCTTCAAATGTATTATTACAAGGTATTTCAAGCTCCTCAAACACATCTTTTAGAGTATCCTCTAGAGGTTTATTAATAATTAACCCCATAGCCCCATGTTTATCGTTCTGACATAAATAAATAACAGATTTGGTAAATATAGCATCATTTTTTATGAGTGGTGTTGCTAATAAAATTTCACTTTTATGGTTTTGGAACATATTATATATCTTAATAAAAATTAACTTCTTTTTTATAAAAATGGCTCAAATAAAAGCCGCAGTGGCAATCATTTTAAATGAAGATAAATCTAAAGTCTATATCAGCCTAAGGCAAAAGCATCAGACTTATAGTAATTATTGGGAGTTCCCTGGTGGTAAGCTTGAAAATAATGAAACCTTTGATGAATGTGTTAAAAGAGAACTATACGAAGAGGTAGGAATAGAAAAATGCGTTTTAAAGCCTTATATAAGCAAAAAACATATTAATAAGGACAATATTCACGTTAGTCTCAATTTTTTCATTGTTGAAGCCTATAAGGGCATTCCTTACCCAAAAGAAAATCAAAGATTACAACTTATAAATATTTCTGAGTTAAATAATTTTAAATTTCTTCCAGCAAGTTTAGAAATAATAAAGAAACTTCAAAAAGATTACCTTTAAAAAATCACGAAAGAATAGGGTTATCCACAGCAGAAAAATAACTTTCTTCACATTTACACAATTTAACATAATATGTATTATGCGAATGTTTATATTTGTGTGGAAATTATTGTACAACTCTAAAACCATTGATTTTAAAGGCTTTTAGCTTGTTTACTAGAATATAAAAGACTTAAAAGATATATTATGAGATTAGATTTCTATGTACTTGTGCTCTAACTCTAAAGAATTCTTTGAACTTATATCAAAATTAGAAACTTCTTTTTGATTTTGAGTTTTAATAATGAAACTCATATCTTTGGATTTTTTATATAGCCGATTTATAAAACTTTTTTTGCAATTATTTTCAAGTAACCTAATCTCTTGACCACCTGCTAGCGTTTCTAAATCCTTCCAAGCATTTTTCACTAATTTCTTAATATCATTATTAGAAATTCTGTTTAAAACATGCTCTAAATTTACCTCTTGTAATGAGTCTTTATTATCAGAATAATAGTTAGATTTTATTATTGATAATAAAGTTCTCATTCCTTGATTTTCTTTTATTACACAATATTTTCTGGACATATTGATTCTCCTTACTGTATATAAAGTTATTAAAAATAACAGATAAGCTCTGATCAAAAAATTCTTTAGTTTTGTATATAATTTCTAAAAAATCACTTTTCATTACTAATCTATTAACCTCTTTTTTTCAAAAAAACTTTATATAAAAAATACCAGTAAAGAGACTTTATGGTACAAGTTCATAAAACAATAATGAACTGACAATTATATTATCTGCTAAAAGTCATAAAAAATAGACTTGTAAAACACCAAAAAATACTCTCTATATTGAAAAATATGAGTTTTCTTAATTATAAGAAATTCTTATAGAAAAAAGTATTGCATTATAAAAAATTTTTCTAAAAATACCAAAACCCTTTTATTATATAGTTTATATAAGTAACAAATCTATAAAACTGATTATTTATCTTGAATGATACCAATAAAAGAAATTTCAATTGCTAGATAAAATTTCATAGAAAATCATATTTATAAATCATTTTTTCTTATATATAAATACTTAACTCTAAGATTTTCTTATTATAAATTGTTTTTAATTTTCTAAATTATCTTTTTCTAGTAATTGCTTAGTTGTTTTAGCAATATTTGACCAAATTATGATAAATAAAACTAAACTTATAATCGTTGTTGCAATATTGATAAGAGGCACTAAGTTTAATATAGTTAATCCAACATACCAATAAACCAAAACTCCTTTGAACTTTAGAGTTTGATTATGTTTTGACTGATATATCTTAATTTGATCATCTAACTTTACAGCGACAACAACTAAAGCTATATATGACCATAAAGGCAGCAATTGAGTCCAAAGCCATGCCCCATGAATTTTATAACTCCCATTCTGCTTGGCTAGTATTCTAGCAAGTCTCTGTTGTGATAAAATAAACATCACTGAAACAGCAAAAGAAGCAATTATAAGAGTTACAAAAGATAGCTCAATAATTAAACTAAGAGCCTCTGGAGATACAGAGTTATCCATATTTCTTACTTAAGTTATTTAATGTAATGTAGATTCAGATTTTATACTAGAATTAATTACTTTACTGTAAATTTATTAGTAAATTTACCATCTGAACTATCATTCACAAAAAATTCAAATTCACCAGGCTCATATACATAGTTTAAATCATTATTATAAAACTTAAGATCATTTATATCTAACTTGAATGTTACCGTTTTAGTTTGACCTTTTTTTAGGAATACTTTTTTAAATTTCTTAAGTTCTTTTACTGGAGGAGTTATTGAACGAACCTTTTGATGAACATACAGTTGTAAAACATCAGCCCCATCATAATCACCAGTATTTGTAATATTTACTTTAATTATTAACTTATCACCCTCTTTTATTACTTTATGGTTTTGTGTTGGTTTAGATATATTAAAAGTTGTATAACTCAAACCATAACCAAATGGATATAATGGTGTGTTACAAGTATCCATATAATTTGAATGGAATTTTTCAAATTTGCAGTCATTTTTTTCCAAAGGCCTACCTGTATTTTTATGGCTATAATAAATAGGAATTTGACCAACATTTCTAGGGAATGACGCTGTTAATTTACCTGAAGGATTTACATCTCCAAATAGTACATCTGCAATTGATAAGCCAGCTTCACTACCAGGGAACCAAACATCTAATATTGCTGGAACTTCTTTTTTCTCTTCATTTAAAACAAGAGGTCTACCATTAAAAAGTACTAATACAATAGGCTTACCAGTTTTAACTAATGCTTTTAGTAAATCTCTCTGTGCTTTTGGAATTCTCAAATCTGTTCTACTTGTGCTTTCACCACTCATTTCAGCAGATTCACCTAATGCAGCTATGATTACATCAGATTTATTCGCTACTTTTAAAGCTTCATCTAATAATTCTTTAGAAGATTTATCATTTCTACCAAGAGATTTATTAAACATAGTTGCATTTTTTTCAAAGGCTTTACTATAAGATAGATTACTGCCTTTTGCATATAATATTTTACCTTTTTGACCAACTACTTCTTTAAGCCCTTTTAATAGTGATATTGATTTATCTTGATCCGCTGTGACACTCCAAGTTCCAGCCATATTATTAGCAGCATCGGCAAGAGGTCCTACTAATGCGATAGTTTGAGACTTTTTAAGTGGTAACAAGTGCTCTTGATTTTTTAGTAGTACCATAGATTCTGCACCAACTTTACGGGCAAATTCTCTATGCTCTTTAGAGAAAACTTGTTGTTTTGCTATTTCAGGATTGCCATACTTGTATGGATTATCGAATAATCCTAACTCAAATTTAGCTATTAGAATTCTTTTAACTGCTTGGTTTATCTCATCTATAGATACTTTGCCCTCATCTAAAGATTTTTTTAGAGTTGTTAAGTAACCATTACCAACCATATCCATATCTGTACCAGCATTTAAAGCTGCTGCTGAAACAGCTTGAAGATTTTTACCAATACCATGATTTATCATCTCAGGAATACCTGTATAATCAGAAACCACAACTCCTTGAAATCCCCATTGATCACGAAGTAAATCAGTTAGTAACCATTTATTTGCAGTAGCTGGAACTCCATTAATCTCATTAAACGATGCCATAATCGTGCCAACACCAGCATCAATAGCTGCTTTATATGGAGGAAGATATTCGTTATACATTCTAACCTTACTCATATCCACAGTATTATAATCACGCCCTGCTTCTGCAGCACCATATAATGCAAAATGTTTTACACTTGCCAATAACGTTGCATCTTTTGATAAATCATCTAGTTGATAACCTTTTACCATTGCCTTGGCAATTTGACTACCTAAATAAGTATCTTCACCACTACTTTCAGCTATTCTACCCCATCGAGGATCACGAGAAATATCAACCATTGGAGAAAATGCCCAATTGATACCTTCACTACTTGCTTCAATAGATGCGACTCGAGCAGTTTTTTCAATCATACCTAAATCCCAACTAGTTGATAATCCTAGCGGTATAGGGAAAGCAGTTTTATATCCATGAATGATATCCATACCAACCAATAGTGGTATGTGTAAACGAGTATCTTCAACGGCCATTTTTTGTGCTTTAGCAATATCTTTTGGATCTTTAAGATTAAATACGCCCCCAGCTTTTCCTGCTTTTATAAGATCATAAAATTTACTTTGCTGGCTAATTCCAGTAGTTGCTTGACCAGCATCAACTAAATTTAATTGACCTAGCTTTTCTTCTAATGTCATTTGAGATATTAGCTTATCAGCTTGATCTTCATATTTTTCTTCATTTACAGTATAGGAGTTTGTAACCTGTGTATTATTTGTTTTTCCTAAAAATGAACAAGATGTTCCAAGACTTGCACAGATAGCTAGTGCTAATATTTTTTTCATAAGCTTAAAATTGA encodes:
- the ruvX gene encoding Holliday junction resolvase RuvX, with the protein product MFQSLIAIDFGKARIGLASGQMITKTATPIGTVEAYDGVPNWIDLDKIIKRWNPSDIVVGLPLDTQDFETDITKAAKDFAKLVKERYQRNVHMVNEAYSTREARWRLESVKNKKVSHLKVDALAACVILETWMSEN
- a CDS encoding YqgE/AlgH family protein: MFQNHKSEILLATPLIKNDAIFTKSVIYLCQNDKHGAMGLIINKPLEDTLKDVFEELEIPCNNTFEEILHHPLYMGGPISPHKILILHTTNGRNYSSTIKLDEGLAITASIDILEDLANNILPEYFLPVVGYSCWTKDQLTNEIKANDWIVTDKLSKKILFNYENKTKWQYHLEHAGYSLQNLDSLFKNIGNG
- a CDS encoding (deoxy)nucleoside triphosphate pyrophosphohydrolase — protein: MAQIKAAVAIILNEDKSKVYISLRQKHQTYSNYWEFPGGKLENNETFDECVKRELYEEVGIEKCVLKPYISKKHINKDNIHVSLNFFIVEAYKGIPYPKENQRLQLINISELNNFKFLPASLEIIKKLQKDYL
- the bglX gene encoding beta-glucosidase BglX; amino-acid sequence: MKKILALAICASLGTSCSFLGKTNNTQVTNSYTVNEEKYEDQADKLISQMTLEEKLGQLNLVDAGQATTGISQQSKFYDLIKAGKAGGVFNLKDPKDIAKAQKMAVEDTRLHIPLLVGMDIIHGYKTAFPIPLGLSTSWDLGMIEKTARVASIEASSEGINWAFSPMVDISRDPRWGRIAESSGEDTYLGSQIAKAMVKGYQLDDLSKDATLLASVKHFALYGAAEAGRDYNTVDMSKVRMYNEYLPPYKAAIDAGVGTIMASFNEINGVPATANKWLLTDLLRDQWGFQGVVVSDYTGIPEMINHGIGKNLQAVSAAALNAGTDMDMVGNGYLTTLKKSLDEGKVSIDEINQAVKRILIAKFELGLFDNPYKYGNPEIAKQQVFSKEHREFARKVGAESMVLLKNQEHLLPLKKSQTIALVGPLADAANNMAGTWSVTADQDKSISLLKGLKEVVGQKGKILYAKGSNLSYSKAFEKNATMFNKSLGRNDKSSKELLDEALKVANKSDVIIAALGESAEMSGESTSRTDLRIPKAQRDLLKALVKTGKPIVLVLFNGRPLVLNEEKKEVPAILDVWFPGSEAGLSIADVLFGDVNPSGKLTASFPRNVGQIPIYYSHKNTGRPLEKNDCKFEKFHSNYMDTCNTPLYPFGYGLSYTTFNISKPTQNHKVIKEGDKLIIKVNITNTGDYDGADVLQLYVHQKVRSITPPVKELKKFKKVFLKKGQTKTVTFKLDINDLKFYNNDLNYVYEPGEFEFFVNDSSDGKFTNKFTVK